aggaggttaaaaatgttataaaaactagatgaaatgagattcagttaaaagctcTACTAAAAAGGTAGGTCTTgaatttgcttttaaaaatgtttacattgtgtTCTGCCCTCAGGTACATCTCTGCATGAGGCTATAGCTGCTGTTAATAGGCTGGCTGTTATAACATAATAAAGCAGAAACTCACCAACAACTGAGGTGGTTGAGCTGAAATGTGGGTAATGACGGTGCAAGGTGTAGGCGAGGAAGACAAATGCATGGAATTAAAAATACAGTAATTCTGGTTCTATTGAATCAAACTTGGATGATTTAATGCCAGTTTGAGTCCCGCAATGCTGCTGTGTAGGAGAGCAATGCTAAGTCAGCCTTTCTATAttatatgtttttgttgtgtgtgttttactggaAAGGTTGTGGTTGAGTCAAGGAGTTGGCTGAACTAAATTTAAATTGGAGTGTCCAGCCCATAAAAACAAGCACTTTTCTATAATCCAAACGAAATCAGAATTGGATTTATCTCTAATGTTGTACTTTTCCGTTGCATTTTTGACATTTGTCTGAAAACCTAGAAAAAACTACTTAGTATGTCTTGTTTTGTCCAGAACAGCTCTGGCTATCAGCAGCCTTGCAGTACAACTCACTGAGAACCAAAACAATGCCAGTAATTTGTATTGATCCGTAGCTGTCCATTCTTAGCAGAACTCCCCAGCTACACAGCTAGAAGAAGAGGCTGAGGTCAGAGAGGTTGgtcacatttaaaagaaaacattttttttaagcttcataGTCCAACTTCTTTTCTACTGAAATTTTGCACACCCTGTGCCCTCTTCTTTATGATAGACATCGCCATGGTTAATATGCCTCGCCAACAACACAGTCAATGTCAGGCTAGGCAAATTAATCTGTTAACATCTCCACTTCGGTGAGTAGTGTGTAATTATCTGGGCTAGTGAGCAAGGGATTTGTGGGCTGTGATTCTCAAAGAAAACCTTTGCCAGAGTGATTGCAGAattcaacatgaaaaaaaatcgGTTCAGAAGAGGCTCGTGAGGAGTtgagtgtctgcatgtgtgtgcctgtgGGTTATCAAGAGAAATTGATGAAATTCTGTAAAAGAAAAGATTCCGTACATTGTTGTTGCACAGTTAGTGAtactataaaaacatgtttgagaagGGGATGGAACTTAAAGACCTTCTGTACTGTAAAAATGTCTTGTTAACTTGATGGCATTTTGTGACATCTGTCACTTCTGGTTATCATAACTCAGAGTGGTTGTTCTTGAAGGCCTGAACAGGTGTCAGGAGGTTAGCTGCTGTGTGCCAGATTACTTCCAGGTGTTTGTATTTGTCATCCTTGCAGGAGGATATGCTTCTTTCACAGCCATTGTCACTAAGAATTGGTGTAACAAACACTGAATTTAAAAAGGTACACAGTGCCACCCAGTGTTGTAAAGGGGGAAATATTTGAAGTTACACCAACACTGTTTATAGTcagctgctttttatttgtagatgAACGCTGATACGGTGAGACTTTTTTTCTGGTTGGTAAAATAAAATTCACCAGCCAAATAGCATTTGggaaaaaatcttaaaatcgttTCACCAAATTAATACATATCTAACCTTGACTATTGGCCATATAATCAGGACTATTTTTTTCTTAGAAATTGTGTTTCACTCAAGCAGCTACCCTCTACATTTAAGTTAGATTTGTAAGTAATGATTAATGTTACATCAGATGTTATTATGCCCCCCTTTCAGCCAACATGGTCAATAATGGGCCCCTGCTACTCCTAGATAAAATGCAGCTATACCAGTTATTAATAGAATTGCATTTCCTACTCTGTTGAAAATTGTACAGTGTGACATCTTATTACATTAGGGCTGTTTTTTCACTCAGAAGGAAAATAACatgtaataataattatgataaTAATGTCCTAATAATAATGGCTTCAGCTGCTTATGTCTCAAGGTCCTTATTGAGTGAATTACTGTCACCCTTTAGACCAGCACAAGCCATTTCCAGGAAACAGGATAAAGGCTtaacaaaacaatgcatttATCCACTACCATTGTGCAAATACAGCACATTGAGACAAACACCTCGTGTCACTAATTCTCCAGTCGGGTGCCATTAAACCAGGAGGGTGCAGCAAGATGACGTACGAGTGCCAGTCAAAGCTCAAGCAGTGAAGAATGTGATGGGAATATGCcagttatatttgtttcagggCACCAAGGTTCCTCTGTTGCTGTATGGAAAAGTGTGGCACTTGTTTAGCAATTTCCAAGACATTATATGTATGAGATAAAATATAGGGTAAGGGAAACGTATAGGAGTGTTGACTTAACTTCTGCAATGGATAATTGTGATTTTTCCAAGGACTGACGACAATCTGAAATATACTTGGCAACACAGTAACtaacatgttaacagatggatttaaagtaatttatttACAACAATGCCTTGTAACTATTTGACCTCTGCGTTCAGAAATTGCCCATTCAAATTAACAAATACATCCATAATTTGATTctgtaattcatttttaaatgtacatcATGATATGTTCTTTAGTTAGTCTTTCTTCATTGCTCTTTGTTGCATCGTAGTTTAACATGGTTCCTGTAGTTTCTtaaaaagtctctttttttaaattaaggtctGAAAAATATCTGGATTTTTCTGATGTAGATTATTCTTATTGCGAAAGGTCTTAAATCAGAGATGGAATGTCTTCACTGTCTagtcatcctttttttaaattctacagCAACTCTGGTTTTTGCATGTCAGGCATGTGAATAATCCTTTGTCAAATTTCCAAGGTTATCTCCGGTGCATTATGAAATTGGCCTTAACGACAGGTTCATAGAAATGTACCTACTGTATGGTTGGTTAAACAATAGTAGCCTGGGctgtagaaaaaaacacaggacaTACGTTTTTTACAAACCATTTAAAGGAGCGTTGATATGCAAATAACTTTGCATCTCTACAAATATGTTCAGTCCAGAAGCTCTGGCCACTCAAATTagattttggttgtttttgaaTAACTTGCAACTTGTCGCACAACaacaatgttgtttgtttggacACACATCTGTCTTCAAAATCTGATTTGAACAAACAAATAAGATTTGCCTGCAGTCTGAACTCTGTTGCATGTCTGAGACaactaaactgtaaatatcaGTTAAAGGAAATAATAACTTGAATTGATTTCGTTTAAAATTCTTAGTTACACATTTGATATGGTGGAAAATACTGACTTCTGGAAATAATATTATAACTCTGTCTTGTGCAAAGGTTTTAGTTTCTCATGGTTTAAGGTCCAGTGTAACCTGATATTGGACCTGTTTACATGTCAAGTGACACTGGGCTTGGTTCAAGTTTTACTATTTAAGTGGCATGGCCAAGATACTTGGGACTCTAGCACTAACCCTACAATCCCTGGCAAACCTCCTCTTCTATCTCTGTTTTTAATCCCAaatttgtttaatattttcatagCTTTGCATAAAGTGTTAGTACCAGAAAACAAAGTTATTGTCAAGTCTTTATTGTCATCAATATGTTCAAAAATGTTACAAGAAAACATAGATAGTATAACAACTTAcagcctatatatatatatattaatatataacaaATCCTAAATTATGACTGGAGGCTGTCTACAGAGCAGGTACAGGATGCATGGTTGACCAAACAGTTCAGGactttctaaaatgtttctcCACTATTGCAATTAGCGTATATCACAAAATCATTGGATTTGACATTACATGAACTATTGCAGACTTAAATTCTTCACAGGAAAAAACTGACAAAAATCTAGAGGATAAATTGTATACAGGTTCAGCTTGTGCCCTCATTGATTTTAATAAGAGATTgaatcaaaatacaaaaaaatgtcccaCCTCAACAGAGCTGAGCTGGCTAGAGGTATACTAGAGGCTACTGAGCACACAAGCAGTGTTCCTATTTCTTCATAGGATACAACAGGTGTTAAGTCCTAACAACTTTTCTTATTCCACTTTTACATATTACGTATAAGTAATCTtagcaataaaaaaaggaaatgtgtttttttaattaccgTATTTATATTTTCTAATCTTACCACCCAACTCTGAACACGAGAACAGGGCATTAAGGGATACAGAGTGCAGTATGGTTTAAGGCCCCTAGGCAGAACACCAGAGAAGCACTTTAAGAACACGTTTATACCTGGTACATAAAAGAATGATGTGTACTTCATCAACCCTTTAATGTCCTCCCCCCTCTGGTTTCATTGCTTGTCCCTGTAATGGGTATATTACATTTCTACtggtattcttttttttcctttacatGTCTTATCTCTGTAATGATAAATgcagtacatttttttaagtatctCAGTGTTTGGAGTGATGCTAAATGAAGCCCTCTGTGGATATACCGTACATTGATCAGCAGTGCAGAGTTACGGATTTGTTCCAGTCTACTTCATTTGCTTCATTAAGTGCATTCATGGATGCTGTAAATGGTTcataaagagaaatgaaaacaccaTTGGCACTAGCCATTAGCTGTCTTTGAAGACATCGGTGCATTACCTTTGTAATTTGGGTCCCATTAATGACTGTTCTTAAAGAACCTGATATGTATTAAATGGTTAAAACGGTAAACAAAAATGGTTGGATTCTTGACTGTGGTTACAGAAGCAAGATTAAGATGATCAATCATCTTAACTAAAAGCAAATTAAAGTATCTCCCACCACACTGACCTTTTATTGTCTATGCtgttttcattgattttataGTAGGAGCGTGTGAATGctgttttgacagaaacatttgCAAAGGCTGTTTCAGCTTTGGGATATTTTGTCTGTTTACCCAGTGGGATTTAGTAGCAAAAGAAGGACTTAACATTCCTTTTGTTCCCATTCATTGCCAAGCTTTTTGAACAGACCACACTGGGGGACACAGAATGTGTCCAAGGCAGCGATTCTCATTTAAAATTTCTCCATGTTCAGGGACTGATCAGTATGGTAGCTCTCAAAGATATTTGGTCGTCATAAACTTATTTTGATCACAATAAAAATCCACTGTCTCATTCTGTATTTTTGAAATTACAGGATTTCACACAATATGGTTGATGTTGGCAATGTAATTGGAAAGACAAACATTCAACACTTAAAAAATCAACACATCTTCCTAATGCGTCCAGCACTTTccaatttgaaataaaactaaatgtGTTATTGGGCACTGGGTAGCTAGTATAAAAGCAGGCAGGAAAAATGTAACTTGGTTAGTTCACTTCATTTGAGTTGATAGAAGCAGGTCCTACACCCCATCTTCTGGCTTGCTCTTTGAGGACCCTGGCTGAAAGTGATCAGTACTCCCAGAGACAAGATCTATCAACAGTTGTTGCATCCCCCATGAGTGTACCTCCCTTATCTCCTCGAAGGTACTTGCCATTAGAGCCCTTAATAGCGACGCATCCATGTTCCAGGAACTCAAGGAAAAAGTCCTCAGGCTTCTCTCCATCTGAGCACACGAGGCCACTGCTAGAGACGTACCAGAACATGCCATTCACACCTGCAAGTTGATAACAGTGGATCATATTTTAGATATCTGTTTAAAGAAATCACTTTTGCTTCAGTAGAtgccaaataaataaactcaaacAGGATATATAAATTGTTTGCAGAAGTTGGACGTAACACTGACTTTTTACATAGTAGGCGCCGTCATTGAAGATCAATGAGAAAATGTCATAGACTGATCGATTTGCATCCAGAGTGTTGGAGCTCTTGTGGTGACACACAAAGCCATTCTCTCCATGAAGGATCAGCATAGGACGATTGATGAGTTTCATCAGGAATAATTCCCCATCACCTGCAATTAAGGACAAATACTGATTATGATATGTGCATTGGACGTGTACCTGTGGGGGTATCTTCCAACCTTTCAAGGTTGCCTGAATGCACTTACCAACTGCATCGCTGACTGCTGAGAGCTGCCCATTCTTCTTTGTGCAAACATACTTTCCATTACTTGCTTTGAGGGCCACCCTCTTTCCTCGCCACTCAATGTCAAACATTGTGTTGACCTCTCTGGGAAAAGACGTGCCAATTCAGGTAAGAATTATGTGCCAACATGGAAGAAAGTTTCTCTTTTAGAACCGGGAAAGCTACTCACACTTCTGTTGCAGTGGACTGGATCTCTCCGTGAGACACAAGAGTCCAGTAGGATCCACCATTTGTCCTGAACATAGGCTTTTTAGTGTCCTTGTGAATCTCCATCTGAAAGGTCTCCATGTCTGTCTCGACatcctgattggctgaaatACTCACTCCTGAAtacaagagaagaaaatatttgattattGTGCTGCTGTTGGGTAGAAATTGTGGCTTATGATGTTGCATCCTCATGAAAGCCATTTGCCTCCTCTTGAATGCCATTTCCTCTCTCAGGAACTGCCAAAGTGACTTGTGAGAATAATACTAATCCCAAATTGTAATTGCATCAAGCCCTTTCTGTAGTTGCAACACATAATGCAGTATGCTACCTACAATGACTCATCCAGGATGTATTTTCCTCATAGAAGAGGAAGTTGTTGTGAGGTTTCACAGTATCttatgtgcatattcacaaaaAGGTCAAGGTGCTATGAACATAATAATTACAATTATTACACCTAAAACATTACGATGTCCATcaataattaaatgtatttgctgAGTTATTTGGGTGATTGATCGGTTTGAATCAAGCTTTACTGGGTTTTATAATTTCATGCTATAGCTTAAGCAACTTGAAATCAAACGCATTTTAAGATTGCCACATTTTCTAACTCTTTTATTTAACTCTTTATCTCTCAAAATGAAttgattgtttgtttggtgGTTTCTACTACGAAAACATGAAGTCTGTTGTACATTTAGAGCGAACTTGGGTTGAGTGTTTGATTCCCAAAAAATTATTTGGAGTCATGTAAATACTGAATACGCTTTTTTGTTGTCTACCAGCTTTAGATTTTCACATGCCTTGcattttgaagctttttttttttaaaacaattttcaTGCACTCAAGTCATGATCTTTTTCATATATAATTTTAGAGGTGAATTTAATACAGAATAGTTCTGAAATGTTGCCTTCATTTTGTCTGAGTATCTTTCCAGTTATTAAGTTGGTGCCCTCTTCTCTGAACCTGATTGCCTTAGTTTCAGCCAATCCAAAGTCACACTTAATCCACATGCATTCTGTCTTGAGAGTTTGTGTAAGGTGGTGGAGAATACACAGACACAGCTGAACTGTGTCTGCTGTTGTTCAAATTAGATGCCACAAAAATATCCTCCAACCTTTCTCTTAAGCCTGTTACAACCCTAATCCCCAACAGCCACCACTCCACCCTTCCTGTTCATTCGCTTGCTGTAATTCCCTGAGTGGTGAAATGCAAATCTGCACTGCAGGGCCCACTAAGCAGCTTTCAATACCTTGTTCCTTGAAAAACGTGTAACTGCCACAAGGAAGAgtaaaacaattgaaaatggaATCCCTGCCATACGTTTTTAGGATATAATGTAAAGTTGTTAAAATATTGCCCTGATActgacctttatttatttaaatttgtattAATGCATAAACTTGAGTGCAATCGTAAGTGATTTTGAGAACCTGATTTCTCAGCTTTCTtaagctttaaaaatgtgttaaaatcatCCTAATCGTATCCCTCTGTTTTACAACAGTGTCTGAAAAATGATATAGAGAAAACAAGATCCCATGCAGACTAAAAAGAATCCTTGTAACTGATCCATCTAGTAGGGCATTGCTCTATTTCTTGCTGTCAACCTAATGCGACATTGGTAGAAATCATGTGAAAAACTAGATTACATTGAACAACAAGTAGCTGTCAGGCCTGAAGTACTCTGATGGGTATGGACACCAAAGGGGCACAGGTCTGCAATGGAATCATTTGCACTCCACTTAATCTTCAATGGACACACAGTGGAAATGACAAAGCCCATTACCATAATTAGCCACAGTGTGTCTGTTAACCATTATGGATCCTACAGCCAGAAAAGGCAGTATCCTCTGCCAGCTAATAAATGTTATCATCTTGAtaagataatgatgatggttgtgaaaTCCTGGATTAGAAAAGGTGTTTAGTCCAAATGGTTTAGGCTCTTTTTGAGACTTGTGAGTTCTGTCTACAACagcaaaatgtgtttatcgtGTTCAGTCTgacaacaaacagtgatgaaaCAGTAGTTACTtaactgtatttatttgttaggtAATTCACAATTCTTTTCTTTAGGGTTTTAAGATAATGATAAGATAAATATAATAATCCATGTAATGAATGTAGGCTATGCCTTGAAGGTATAAGACATACGCTAATCTAGCTGCCCTGACAAATACATTTCTACCAATCAGCAAGGCCATCTTGGTTCCGTTTTctaatattgtttatatttgcaAATATATAGTGAAATCAGCCTCGAAAAGGTCTGAGAATAGTAAAACTCCCACCTTCTTACACTTTGCTTTTGCAAAACATGAGAAGGTCAGCGTGGAACCCCTGGATGTTATCCTAGCTGCACTTAGCTTACATGTTCATTATATAATTTTCATGCCCATTTGTTACCATGTCTACTCTTGCACCTTGAGTACCTTTTGATTGTACGTTAAaccatgcatttaaaaaacaatcaaatatctTCATTCAGAGAGGCTACAGTATGATTTTCAGATATTCTGTAAATTCTGTTTCAATGTTCCTCAATACTAAATACCACATTGTGATCATCATgacaaaacataatttaaaaaaaggtagtTTGCATCAAACTATTGCTTGATATAATTTAATTAGTTAGTGATGTAATTAAAcgtagattttttttctcttaggACTGCATTCAAGTCTTAATTACCTTGCTTGACCGAGACAAATCTTTTATTGGCAGCTTGAAAAACAACTTGGGGATGACTCTCCTCCAGATCAAAAAGCTCGTCTTTTCCAGGCTTGGAGCATCGGCCAGATCGCAGAGTTCCAGTAGGACCCAAAGGGCTCAGATATTTCCCATCACAGTCCTTAAAGGCCAGCTTTCCAGACTTCAGCTCCAGTGTGAAGCTAGTTGTATTGGTGTTCTCTTTCACCAGTTTGCCATCATTTCTGAGGAAACGACTATCACAGGTCTTCAGGCTGTACTTGCCATCCAGGTATACCAAGGTTACCAGGGAGTCCACTCCCCAGGGAATGTTGCTGTCCACTGAGATCTCTCCATCTGAAGCAGATAAATGGGCATAGCGCTTACGTGCCACACTGAGCAGGCTGGCCTGAGGATGCAAGGCCAAATGGACAGCCCATAACTCTTGTTCCCCAATAGCTTGAGCAAAGCAGGACAGATAGTCAGCAGAGCCTCCAAAGTAACGCAGGTAAGGCTCTGATTGCAAAGCCCAGCGACCATCAGACTGGGGCACAATAAGGAAACGGCAGTCAGGGTCAGGCTTCTCTGCCCCACAGGTCATCTTCCCATCTTTGTCAGAGGCCAGATACCGTCCCAGGTGGCTTCGGAGGAACACTACCTGCCCATCTTGCTCGTCCTGCTCTAAGGTCCAgatctgtttcttcttcatgctGATGCCTGAGGCGTTCACCTTGAAGCCAAAGGCCTCAGCTGTGAGGTATCGGTTCTCATAGTTGATGAGACCAAACTGCAGCTTGAGGGCCTTGTTAATTCCGTTTGTGGGCATGCTTGAACAGGCCACTCTTAAGGATTACAAACAAGGGAAAGGGTAATGAGGGAATGCACGCTTAAAGCTGAAAAGCAAAAATGAAAtgcttgatttttttcccctgttcCGTTTCCCACCTTGTAAAGTAGCTCCACTTATCTCCTTTGGTAGATTGCTCTGTGTTCCTTCCTTCTCCTGTCACTTTCTCTCCTTCCCCAGAGGGCTTGCACAGGCACTTGCTCTCTCTGTTCCTTAATGAGTAAGGATTAAAATCAGCAGGACACAGCACCTCATCCAACAAGCCGCTGACGTCACATACCAGTGCACCAACTGCaaacctcccctcctccctttccCTCTCCAGTACACGCTCAGTTCATTCTGTATCTCTTCCATATCTTCCCCATTccttcatctctttctttccctaTACACCCTTGTCTTTCCTCCGTATAACACGCAGTGACACATTCATTTGTCAACCTGATACCCTATTGGTTGTCACTCCTTTATTTGTATGAAAACTCTTGTGGACACGTCATCCAGCCCAAGGATTATCCTAGCTTTGATCTGCTGGCGAGCCACAGCCTAATTGGAAAATGTCCAGACGTTAAAGGTGCTTTTGGTTGCACCCTGCTGCTTCTCCTTCTTTTGAGACACTTTTCAAACTGACAATGTCTAACATTGAGTTTTCATGGGTAAACATAAGCATCATATTCCTGAATAAGTATTCTGCTTGCTAAACAGCTGATATAAAGATTAAAATAGTTTTCACAAAGAACCTTTCCTAAATGGATTTGTCCAGAAGAATAGACTTAACACCCTAAAGCAGTACAAAGGTTACTTTCTCAAAGTTTTTACCTCAGTTTGTCACGTGCAGTTTCAGAGGAGCTATATAGCAATGTTGTGAGAGCTTCAAGTCTACAGACAAATTCAGTTCGTGATAGCTGtgatcaccaagaaaacatttgaatagcATACATTTGCATGTAATAGCATCGCCCATTTGCCTTTGCTCAATTTTCACCTGTGTTGCTTCTTTACCTTATTTACTTCAATCTGCATCTTTGTTATTCTGTCAGTAAACTAAGAATAGAGGACGCGACTCCATGCCCCATGACCTTTGTTACAGTGCACACCAAGATCAACCCTTTTTAAGAGCATTATCTTCAACTAAGGTTCCCTAAGGTTCCTTGGGAAGTTTAGGGTAGTACCAAGGAAGATACATCATATATTACAAAACCTTAAAATTGTGAATTGAAACTGTAGGACAAGGCAAAACCGTAGGGTATTGTGTCTGCTTGATAGTCTTTAAAGACAAGTGCTTTAATTAATTAGCTTTGACAGTTAAGAGCGATTAACATAGTGATTCCAGACCACCACGGGGGGTTAACGCTGTAATGTTAATCTAAGGACAAAGGTTGGTTGATGTCCCGGAGCTAAAAAGAAGCCACTTGTGGAGTACAAACATTAGTAGAAAGTTGATGTTTGTACTATAACTATAGTAGGACAGTTTCCTTTTATATGTGTTGTGTTCTAAATGTGTTTAATCATTGGTTTACATTGTGTGGGACTTAGATATCTGAAAGATACTTTGAGCAGAacatcttctctgtttttttttaaggctatTCTAAGTAGTTGTCTGGTCAAATAACATAATAGTGTGTTTAATAATTACCTGAAGTTAGCATTGGGGGGGCCCATATAATACCAAGGTTCTTGGGATTATCCTTATGATATCTTAAGCATGAAAAACAATCTCCTGTATTCTTGTAAATTAGTATGCACCAATTATTAAGGCTACAGTTTGAACTGGTTTGAAAGCAGACTCGGAGACAGAAAATAGAAGATTATGGTGGTTTTTATCAGCTTTTTAGGAGAAGTAGTGTTGGGGATGGTTGCCAATTTGGTTGAGTTAAATGGTGGACCATGCTGGCTGGAGAGGGGAAATGCTGGCTTGCAGTTTGTGGGTGATGTAGGCTAAAGGAGTGTGTGGGAAGTACTGGACATGGTCATTTTAAGGTACTATTGTGTACTGGGGACAATAGTAAATGAGGTAGCATAAGGAAAGAACAAGAATATTTAGACTACACTGAGTGGCTAAGTGAATGACTGCCACTGA
This Labrus bergylta chromosome 16, fLabBer1.1, whole genome shotgun sequence DNA region includes the following protein-coding sequences:
- the fscn2a gene encoding fascin-2a isoform X2, producing the protein MPTNGINKALKLQFGLINYENRYLTAEAFGFKVNASGISMKKKQIWTLEQDEQDGQVVFLRSHLGRYLASDKDGKMTCGAEKPDPDCRFLIVPQSDGRWALQSEPYLRYFGGSADYLSCFAQAIGEQELWAVHLALHPQASLLSVARKRYAHLSASDGEISVDSNIPWGVDSLVTLVYLDGKYSLKTCDSRFLRNDGKLVKENTNTTSFTLELKSGKLAFKDCDGKYLSPLGPTGTLRSGRCSKPGKDELFDLEESHPQVVFQAANKRFVSVKQGVSISANQDVETDMETFQMEIHKDTKKPMFRTNGGSYWTLVSHGEIQSTATEVEVNTMFDIEWRGKRVALKASNGKYVCTKKNGQLSAVSDAVGDGELFLMKLINRPMLILHGENGFVCHHKSSNTLDANRSVYDIFSLIFNDGAYYVKSVNGMFWYVSSSGLVCSDGEKPEDFFLEFLEHGCVAIKGSNGKYLRGDKGGTLMGDATTVDRSCLWEY
- the fscn2a gene encoding fascin-2a isoform X1 is translated as MPTNGINKALKLQFGLINYENRYLTAEAFGFKVNASGISMKKKQIWTLEQDEQDGQVVFLRSHLGRYLASDKDGKMTCGAEKPDPDCRFLIVPQSDGRWALQSEPYLRYFGGSADYLSCFAQAIGEQELWAVHLALHPQASLLSVARKRYAHLSASDGEISVDSNIPWGVDSLVTLVYLDGKYSLKTCDSRFLRNDGKLVKENTNTTSFTLELKSGKLAFKDCDGKYLSPLGPTGTLRSGRCSKPGKDELFDLEESHPQVVFQAANKRFVSVKQGVSISANQDVETDMETFQMEIHKDTKKPMFRTNGGSYWTLVSHGEIQSTATEVEVNTMFDIEWRGKRVALKASNGKYVCTKKNGQLSAVSDAVGKCIQATLKGWKIPPQVHVQCTYHNQYLSLIAGDGELFLMKLINRPMLILHGENGFVCHHKSSNTLDANRSVYDIFSLIFNDGAYYVKSVNGMFWYVSSSGLVCSDGEKPEDFFLEFLEHGCVAIKGSNGKYLRGDKGGTLMGDATTVDRSCLWEY